In Gossypium hirsutum isolate 1008001.06 chromosome D01, Gossypium_hirsutum_v2.1, whole genome shotgun sequence, the genomic window GTTGGATGTGATGAACGATTGATCTAATAATCGATTTACCCACCTTTCTATTTCTAATGGATTTAATGATCGACAAGGCATCCCCTTCCACCACCCGCCGTTGGAGACCCATCGTATGCGCAAAAATCAACGCTCTCTTGCAAGCCCGAGCCTCTGCCACGAAAGGGTCAGCAACCTCATCAAAAAAGTAAGTCTCCGCTCCAACAATTTCACCTTAGAAACAGATAAGATAATTTCTAGCCATGACTGCTGTTACAGCCAAACAGATATCTTGCAAATAAGATGCATCAAAATTAAGCTTGACAAATCCATCATTCGGTGGTCTCCAAATTACCTTACCATCGAGTCCTATACCCTGGCTGGTATACTCCCTGCTAAAGCATAGTTCTTGCTCAAAACCTCTAATAAAACCCAGTAGTTCCTGCTTCGAAAATTGGACTCCTTCATGCACTAACTTATTTCTACGGTACCAGAGGCTCCAAATCGATATAATGATGAACTTTTTATGACGTTCATTCGCTTGCAAAAACGTTCTAACAAAACGCTCTCTATTCTCCAGTGAACTTTCAAAAGAGGGAACCTACCCCAACAACGATTGCCAGATATCTTGCAGAATATCACAACTCCACAAGAGGTGCTCAGAATTCTCCAACTCAGCTTTACACAATGGACATACCCCAACTTCACATAGAGATCGACGCGCCAAATTTTCATAGTGAGGCACCAAGTTATGAAACAATCGCCAAAcgtgtattttaatttttcctagAATACTTAAATTCCACAGCCCTGTAAagaattttttgtaaattttcggTATAGAGGATAGGTTAGCTCTATTTTGTAATAATTCTGTAAGGAGAGCCCTGTATCCGCTCTTGACCGAGTATTCACCCGAACCCTCATACTTCCAAACCCGCACGTCTGTCGGCCTACTCATGGAAATAGGTATAGAGAGGATTCTTTTGACGGTTTCATCATCGAACAGCTTGTGTAAAACCTCTCTGTTCCAGGTATTTCCTACAATAAGTTGATTAACTGTTGTCCATTCTGTCGTAATATCACAACAATGAACTCTATTGTTTTCCTTGCCAGGTAACCAGGGGTCATTCCATATATTAATGCACGCACCATCCCCCACCTGCCACACCATCCCATCTTGGATCACCTCACGAGCACTGCAGATACTTCTCCAGGTTAATGATGGGTAAGAGCTGACTTTAGCTGATAAAATATCTGAATAAGGGAAGTAACGGGCTTTAAACACTTTAGCTAAAAGACAGCTAGGTCGAGTCAAAATGCGCCAGACCTGTTTTGCTAACAATGCTTTATGAAAGAGAAACAAATTTTTAAAGCCCATACCCCCAAAGTTTTTCGGTTTACAAAGCTTTTCCCACGAACACCAATGAATACCTTTTGACGTTCTATTATTAGTCCACCAAAACCTATTCATAATACCTTCCAGCTTCTCACATAAAGACTTTGGTAATAGGAAGCATTGCATCGCATAAATTGATGTAGCTTGTAGAACCGATTTAATGAACACCTCCTTCCCCCCCATCGACAGGTAGCGCAGACTCCACCCTTCGACTCTTTTCTTGAATCTGTCCACATAAGTTGCGAAGGCCCACTTTTTGTTCTTACCCACCATCATAGGTAAACCTAAATACTTTTCTGGATTAGAAGCCAACCGGACACCGAGCTGAGTAACAATATCATCCTTCACCTCCGCTTGCACATTCGCTCCAAAGTAAATGAGCGACTTATCAAAATTCACCCGCTACCCTGACACCTTCTCATACTCACGAACAACCTCCCGGACGACCCCCGCTCCCTCAAAAGAGGCATCTCCAAAAATAATACAATCATCCGCAAAAAATAAATGAGACACAGCAAATCTCTCTCTTCCAACAGTTGCACCCATCAACCGCCCGTTGGTTCTTGCATCATCAATAAGCGTTGAGAAACCCTCTGCACATATCAGAAATAAAAAGGGGCTGAGAGGGTCCCCCTGTCTTAACCCCCTCGAGGGAGAGAACCACTCACCTTGAACACCATTAAGACAAACCGAGTATGAGACAGAACAAACACAGCGCATAATAAGAACAATCCATTCCGTATGAAACCCCAAATGCTTCATCATCCCCGCCCAAAAGTCCCACTCAACTCGATCATATGCCTTATGTCCAATTTGAGtgcaaaattaccctttttaccaCGTTTCTTCATTTTCAGAGAATGTAACACCTCATAAGCAATTAACACATTATCCGAGATTAAACGCCCTGGAATAAACGCCCCTTGTGCTTCATTGATACAATGCCCCAATATGGTACTCATTCGATTTACCAAAACTCgcaataattttataaacaacATTACAGAACTTATGGGCCTAAAATGCGACATATCTTTTGGCTTATCAATTTTTGGAATTAAAATGATACGTGTTTTATTGAGCTCACCTATTTCAGCATCCCCATTCAAAACGGCTAAGCAGAACTGAGAGACTTCCAACCCCACAATATGCCAGTACTTCTGGAAAAATATAGCATGAAACCCATCCACCCCGGGTGCTTTCAAAGGTGCCATCTGCTTAACAGCCATCGTGATCTCCTCTTTAGTGAACTCGTTTAAAAAA contains:
- the LOC107921943 gene encoding uncharacterized protein; this translates as MARACAASFPSRGTNVHPLPPPAVGDPSYAQKSTLSCKPEPLPRKGQQPHQKMNFQKREPTPTTIARYLAEYHNSTRGAQNSPTQLYTMDIPQLHIEIDAPNFHSEAPSYETIAKRVF